One region of Fragaria vesca subsp. vesca linkage group LG4, FraVesHawaii_1.0, whole genome shotgun sequence genomic DNA includes:
- the LOC101310602 gene encoding uncharacterized protein LOC101310602, producing MTSTPPPPFSAPRTVSASLKSVLLDDWWLVKAQGNNALAVEGFARSLRPAIRTFSSAAISKRHTATTLETIDGIIVTLCGLLNISRTSQNGFPPEIYDRYLLGFPFDWEEHAAALLGQGSTGKSASARNSSQKYMSLEHSESNQLPFSISDVPATATRDFIMSCVGDSEHLKTILDDILRTLGDNVFGDTTPQINSNMEDSDPVEKVESGCNETLTMAKKVHIDGDRNKSANIHSKGSQKSKKGMYSGRNLTGKISVPRRSSARLKNKNEMQDSSMTLDSELEVMH from the exons ATGACTTCAACGCCGCCGCCCCCATTTTCTGCCCCCAGAACCGTCTCTGCCTCCCTCAAATCG GTTTTGTTGGATGATTGGTGGCTCGTCAAGGCTCAAGGAAACAACGCCTTGGCTGTTGAAGGCTTCGCTAGATCACT GAGACCTGCAATAAGAACTTTTAGCTCGGCAGCAATTTCAAAGAGACATACTGCCACAACTCTTGAGACAATAGATGGCATTATTGTTACACTCTGTGGATTATTAAATATCTCCCGCACTAGTCAAAATGGTTTTCCGCCGGAG ATTTATGATCGCTATCTGCTTGGATTTCCATTTGACTGGGAGGAGCATGCAGCTGCTTTGTTGGGTCAAGGTTCTACTGGCAAAAGTGCATCAGCCAGAAATTCATCTCAGAAGTACATGTCTTTAGAACATAGTGAAAGTAATCAGTTACCATTTTCTATATCTGATGTCCCAGCGACAGCGACACGTGATTTTATAATGTCTTGTGTTGGAGATTCTGAACATTTGAAGACCATTTTGGATGATATACTGAGAACATTGGGGGACAATGTTTTTGGGGATACCACTCCACAAATCAACTCAAACATGGAAGATAGTGATCCAGTTGAAAAGGTGGAATCTGGATGCAATGAAACGCTAACCATGGCTAAGAAGGTTCACATTGACGGTGACAGAAACAAGAGTGCAAACATACATTCAAAAGGCAGCCAGAAATCTAAAAAAGGAATGTATTCTGGAAGAAACCTGACCGGCAAGATATCTGTACCGAGGAGATCAAGTGCCAGGCTAAAGAATAAAAATGAAATGCAAGACTCTTCTATGACTTTGGACTCAGAACTCGAAGTGATGCATTAG
- the LOC101297631 gene encoding vesicle transport protein GOT1A-like — MVSFEMNDRKKIGLGLTGFGIFFSFLGMVFFFDKGLLAMGNILFFSGVTLTIGFKSTMQFFMKRQNFKGSISFGVGFFFVLIGWPIVGMLLEAYGFVVLFSGFWPTLAVFLQKIPILGWVFQQPYVRSXXXRYRGRRVPV; from the exons ATGGTTTCCTTCGAGATGAATGATCGGAAAA AGATTGGACTGGGATTGACTGGATTTGGCATATTTTTCTCATTCCTGGGAATGGTTTTCTTCTTCGACAAGGGATTACTTGCAATGGGAAAT ATCCTCTTCTTCTCAGGGGTGACTCTAACCATTGGATTCAAGTCCACGATGCAATTCTTCATGAAACGTCAAAATTTTAAG GGGTCAATTTCTTTTGGTGTTGGATTCTTCTTTGTGCTCATAGGGTGGCCAATTGTGGGCATGCTTTTGGAGGCATATGGGTTCGTTGTACTCTTCAG TGGCTTCTGGCCAACATTGGCAGTTTTTCTGCAGAAGATTCCTATTCTGGGATGGGTTTTCCAACAGCCATATGTTAGATC NNNNNNNNNNCGGTATCGTGGTCGACGGGTGCCTGTGTAG